One part of the Malus sylvestris chromosome 2, drMalSylv7.2, whole genome shotgun sequence genome encodes these proteins:
- the LOC126588980 gene encoding disease resistance protein RPV1-like isoform X3, whose translation MDTFSSSSSSSSKNWKYDVFLSFRGEDTRKNFTDHLYFALKDAGVKVFIDDQLRRGKSLDPPLTRAIEESKIAVIVFSRRYAESSWCLDELVKIMECRRTLGQIVFPVFFDVDPSDVRNQTGIFAEAFLIHEQRLHDDKEKLQLWRNTLTEAANLAGDLVRDPHGYDGKFIRKIVTEIIGVLDRSPCLEVAANLVGIDSRVQEISNYLDVGGSNDVKIIGIWGMGGLGKTTLAKIFFNKYEDMFEGKSFLQNMTERKLVKLQEQLLFDILKPAHRKVSSVDQGIKEIEKRLGNRRVLVILDGIDLVKQLEALAIKRDSFGAGSRIIITTRDEHLLKILGVDMIYKLPAMNIEEGVQLLSWHAFGKNHPDEGYFELARKAADYCGGLPLALAVLGSHLSGKSISEWKSALEKLKSHPHWEILERLKISFDELDDLAKAIFLDISCFFTGMNKDYVMTILDGCDLYPQVGIRVLQERGLVTANDDFTLMMHDLLRDMGREIVRLESHDPGKRSRLWHHDDVIHVLRNKSGTEAVQGLTLDLQESDKASFSTEAFRNMQSLRLLKLNYVKLTGSYNNLSKELRWLCWHGFPLEVIPKDFDHPNMVAIDLSYSKLIRVWEDSDLWLEKLKFLNLSHSHYLTRSPDFSKIPNLERLILEDCKNLQAIPVLPTNLEILEADGCIALETMPNFSEMSRMRELHLNHSPKLSEILGLDKALNSMTRIHMEGCTNLTDSFKEAILQGWSASGNGSLFLPGNEIPSWFTPIDPQGETVVPQCFGCDVKALTLCIIYSSDDSQSGGSLCIRVANCTENTEFVISPMRATVITSHENYLWLGHFSNSKLNVKGGDEINVGAYFVGPGTTDDIQLRVKEIGINLEKEKLINEYVLDC comes from the exons ATGGATACCTTCTCTTCATCCTCGTCTTCCTCCTCAAAAAATTGGAAGTACGACGTGTTCTTGAGCTTTCGAGGTGAAGACACACGCAAGAACTTCACGGACCACCTCTACTTCGCGTTGAAAGACGCCGGAGTCAAAGTCTTTATCGACGACCAATTAAGAAGAGGGAAAAGTCTGGACCCCCCACTGACTCGAGCAATCGAAGAGTCTAAAATCGCTGTTATCGTCTTCTCAAGGAGGTATGCGGAATCAAGTTGGTGTCTTGATGAGCTTGTGAAGATCATGGAGTGCAGAAGAACACTGGGTCAAATTGTTTTTCCAGTATTCTTTGATGTCGATCCTTCAGATGTCAGGAATCAGACCGGTATTTTTGCAGAAGCATTTCTGATTCACGAACAGCGGTTACATGATGACAAAGAAAAGTTGCAGCTATGGAGAAACACCCTTACTGAAGCTGCAAATTTGGCTGGTGATTTGGTTAGAGACCCCCATGG GTATGATGGAAAGTTTATCAGGAAAATTGTCACAGAGATCATCGGAGTCTTGGATCGCAGCCCATGCTTAGAGGTAGCTGCCAATCTAGTTGGAATAGATTCTCGGGTGCAAGAAATCAGTAATTATTTAGATGTTGGAGGATCAAATGATGTCAAGATAATTGGAATTTGGGGGATGGGTGGACTGGGTAAAACAACCCTTGCCAAAATCTTTTTCAACAAATATGAGGATATGTTTGAAGGTAAAAGCTTCCTCCAAAATATGACAGAAAGGAAATTGGTTAAGTTGCAGGAGCAACTTCTTTTTGATATCCTAAAACCAGCCCACAGAAAGGTAAGCAGTGTCGATCAAGGGATCAAGGAGATAGAAAAAAGACTTGGCAACCGAAGGGTACTTGTCATACTTGATGGTATAGACCTTGTGAAACAGTTAGAAGCATTAGCTATAAAGCGTGACTCGTTTGGTGCTGGGAGTAGAATTATTATAACCACAAGAGATGAACATTTGCTAAAGATTCTTGGAGTGGATATGATATATAAACTGCCAGCAATGAATATAGAAGAAGGTGTCCAGCTACTTAGTTGGCATGCCTTTGGAAAGAACCATCCTGATGAAGGGTATTTTGAACTCGCAAGAAAAGCTGCTGACTACTGTGGAGGTTTGCCGTTAGCACTTGCAGTTTTAGGTTCTCATCTGTCTGGGAAAAGCATAAGTGAATGGAAAAGTGCATTGGAGAAATTGAAAAGTCATCCTCATTGGGAGATTCTTGAAAGACTTAAAATAAGCTTTGACGAGCTAGATGATCTCGCGAAGGCTATATTCCTTGATATATCTTGTTTCTTTACTGGAATGAACAAGGACTATGTCATGACAATATTGGATGGCTGTGACTTATATCCACAAGTCGGAATCCGTGTCCTCCAAGAACGTGGCCTTGTAACTGCTAATGATGATTTCACGCTGATGATGCATGATTTGCTTCGCGACATGGGAAGAGAAATTGTGCGTTTAGAATCCCATGACCCTGGAAAACGCAGTAGGTTATGGCATCACGATGATGTGATACACGTATTGAGGAACAAATCT GGAACTGAAGCAGTTCAAGGACTCACTTTAGATTTGCAAGAGTCTGACAAGGCTAGCTTCAGTACAGAAGCATTTAGAAACATGCAGAGTCTGAGATTACTCAAACTCAATTATGTCAAGCTCACTGGCAGTTACAACAATCTGTCCAAAGAGTTAAGATGGTTGTGTTGGCATGGATTCCCTCTGGAGGTCATACCAAAAGATTTTGACCACCCAAACATGGTTGCTATTGACCTGAGCTATAGCAAACTCATACGAGTTTGGGAGGATTCCGATCTG TGGCTTGAGAAGTTGAAGTTTCTTAATTTAAGTCATTCCCATTACCTAACACGATCACCGGACTTTTCAAAAATCCCAAATCTTGAGAGATTGATACTCGAAGATTGCAAAAACCTTCAGGCAATTCCGGTTTTACCAACAAATTTGGAAATCCTGGAAGCGGATGGGTGCATTGCTTTGGAGACAATGCCCAACTTTTCAGAAATGTCAAGGATGAGAGAATTGCATCTGAATCACTCCCCGAAACTCTCTGAAATTCTAGGCTTGGATAAGGCATTAAACTCCATGACGAGGATTCACATGGAAGGGTGCACCAACCTCACTGATTCTTTTAAGGAAGCAATCCtacag GGATGGAGTGCGAGCGGAAATGGTAGCCTTTTTCTCCCGGGAAATGAAATTCCATCATGGTTTACGCCTATCGACCCTCAGGGTGAAACAGTTGTGCCGcaatgttttggatgtgatgtAAAAGCATTGACTCTCTGCATCATTTATTCTTCAGACGACTCCCAATCTGGTGGCTCTCTTTGCATTCGTGTTGCAAATTGTACCGAGAACACTGAATTTGTCATCTCTCCGATGCGTGCCACTGTAATAACTTCCCATGAAAATTATCTTTGGCTGGGACATTTTTCAAACAGTAAGCTCAATGTGAAAGGCGGAGACGAGATAAATGTTGGTGCATACTTTGTAGGACCAGGGACTACTGATGATATTCAACTCAGGGTGAAGGAAATAGGGATCAATctggaaaaggaaaaattaatcaATGAATATGTGCTCGACTGTTAA